The following are from one region of the Penaeus chinensis breed Huanghai No. 1 chromosome 32, ASM1920278v2, whole genome shotgun sequence genome:
- the LOC125042319 gene encoding uncharacterized protein LOC125042319 isoform X1, protein MDHSYVSRQIPPVDQEAASSIPRSPVGRRAGRPRSVSESGHSQSSGSDVSARLALLATPGRTASNNLHDAQSMRTERPRKSRHSSGKAHGGGRGGREGRSPYQEGGQSRKLLLPPASAGSGDEDDVGEARKPRPPPLPDIMHDWEIIVKSLKANERREKQEVSKGSSTSGETKSARQRRQESRSTEEPVSTNRKLDFSGEQRVLPAEASKPSNSTFEADSDKENSRLTEKPTAPCPDSTEDNSDNQTQPPVPAVSPGEMSDSSNEQNSQTADLLGNINSSDVEKQKVGNINIVNKKSAKSSTDIRTEGESDECDEENSKISERTPRKGEDRLKRGDKQNTPKISVGRGNTVDSVSPSESEGGNQGSYPVRRLSKSFHQEEVSSCPVGKRKTSVDGAKEDIIIKKAEESTKSNTNDSRRTSIDSVVSSMAEDDKSDKKSALENNTTFKPSEFVEDLSDLSKVSHKKKRQRTGESMSPQQLQKDEVKDSEKIIAEAKTCEEGSEEKVKNIEKEGDTDTQSLPLLTSGKSNYDNDKQVMHNTENGYETKENKHKSSEKGTSIVTEEHTESIEKKAEKAIPDKEGELEDEKFLGFSQETEGQICADAVKENCVIEEKKKSECDLEITITGLNSQNKSDLNEVAIQNREQVELALKREQFMEGTIGGKTIISQEDFEHLFGSAEEDDRFTCNFEGFQSSVSKDGWLVNDSMEDEVNDESFEGFTSEGVQNLLENKKVCEESCTVPGARELEVRTVLKNACHACQLVFDSPQEWQQHRRIGHKRIYECVFDEGYCKESKGAVQYHAHLWEHHGALVKKMLEDLTNDVAMCSLAGSPSTCAQPCRVCLCLLSQPTCQLHELLVHGLGSSMLPLGSSSLQATVWWTGRGLAWTCHQCCSSSGNQNAQYFLMTCAPHAFPKILANHRVNVHLLADTLLHGWWLLLQLLLTLPPAARSSMATMLVLGLQNNPLFASCLLCKRSLAFIVSPQLDKPRGLCKACNAVVKESKACWYHCGFSQPSTQSALAAHLMAHHKKELAGGWCVLCGQWSHSLLSHVFGHSFLKANSSHFPCHFCHDPLVGQDFLSWVVHSWTTHVFPCPFPTCIMNHGEGQDDKIKGRTVLATADLLLSHIKTNHLPGDGALSLDEVSVILQWIRGGQGGLLMSQDALKLDSSWHSHTGEIFSLVHSGHHLRPAFPVKVWITCVVCGCSTTLKLRYLDSHPSPVCLHCHLGIQRCQSGPPWRCPVHHCNVTSQHSSLLYTHIMESPKHRQTLKPNLKYSKLPGKCPKCELSEVFKDRLSLFCHQILSHTLACLACPAHAITDASLQQHRTTCHGLRSWDALWTRLKHKQLQKSSQLGQMNEVDGSVMMVGIGQHGGIIAKCDPCMSISSLMETSPILSQETVEAETRSIQEQVEERMACEDEEAAQGWCGSLCTVTMSPHKSSTPTTDHGSPATTKKEPNTVTEDAKALKNQKLKCNAENPEIPDTTKKEAEENASKVIAPAVTSFDDEACKGDEMNDDSEEDSGSEPPLQIDTAAASPSSPRESYPHSPTSNISSPPSYHIAPNVETATKPCEVNADSVSASKAEVSSVTKAKVVATKTAKDKQAKKDGSTPTFELVDALNSVVAHTIRTMTEVITEQLQQTNDISKSKAPIEKPTPKPDPGPQAIQEIENIPKKKGNIKEKVGRRGEPKPPPKGLGENADIDEASVAENILQDLNDKFTGQCVGCSVSVLLPRLSDHVKEAHPQAQVNCTCGGFQGALNEFLVHSFHLSHLPSEARPIVLATPDGVQRTMVVLEARTSPPSMGYTYPCFKCGKRFKQEKSRQLHYNLCKLEKKFECDVCGEKFVRDHHLVKHKEWKHNPQTCPHCGKCFTSEVSLTQHVLHIHKKQLTHKCEHCGDRFSTRSRLRVHIRIHTGERPHSCQRCPKSFVSRNLLAKHLASDHQTANYQSDSSEDLSKYKSRKHRSSVDRPPVPKNASDSESETSDCEGNEDKESRVNKQDDDDKAAEEEFQTRLVMLAMTESDLETSDSESDVAPVSQKRSAGGRQASSRQQKAAAAAAAAAAAAAAAAAAAATAAATAVAGTQIANKIDSVSPSPDPLPEQEAQLESHQLDIHRSHSEQRRKNLVDSSSGVVGAIGGAVEENQTSPVVREEMAQIMDRAVGVRCGPCHQTWSDSAGKLLHMYLVHPQLVLNLGLTSCAFCKYSFSSADDINDHHLAYHQRSMLPNGTFRCLCGLVFREDGAYYFHLYYAHKAQRALNVGGEIVCRVCEGRPRLNKIVDLVVHLSDTHTMFDHVRVNDAYICNFCYKAFESWTVLSLHFFMVHKATKSQTLSYDCPYCEGASPWHSLEALQYHLDNVHPARHRKHKVPENSLRSIYMPATHNDAATTPAPAAVSKKRKKATSKTNNSEELPMKKRKKIGRKKAVPDNMRRLDADETLYCICQCPYDEVSDMIGCDNPSCRYQWFHFECVGIMAAPEGNWYCPECTTTLKTVHKPPVVQQQQQQQQQPLQEEHQPHADLYEYYSNYENDQQPSPVVTVQRQRSSSSSSSSSSSSSSSSDSSSSSSSSDSSSEN, encoded by the exons ATGGATCACAGCTATGTGAGCCGCCAAATACCCCCAGTAGACCAGGAAGCGGCCAGCAGTATACCACG GTCACCTGTCGGTCGGCGTGCTGGGCGGCCCCGCAGCGTGTCAGAATCTGGCCATAGTCAATCTTCAGGGTCAGATGTGTCTGCCAGGCTAGCCCTTCTGGCCACACCTGGGAGAACAGCCAGCAACAACCTTCATGATGCCCAAAGCATGCGCACAGAAAGGCCAAGGAAGTCCAGACACTCCAGCGGCAAAGCCCATGGAGGGGGccgtgggggaagagagggccgGTCTCCCTACCAGGAGGGGGGCCAGTCCAGGAAGCTCCTCCTCCCGCCAGCTTCAGCTGGGTctggggatgaggatgatgtgGGTGAAGCCAGGAagccccgtcctccccccctgcCTGACATCATGCACGACTGGGAGATCATTGTCAAGTCTCTGAAGGCAAATGAGCGCAGAGAGAAGCAAGAAGTGAGCAAGGGATCCTCAACTAGTGGGGAGACTAAATCTGCGAGGCAGAGGCGACAGGAGTCCAGATCCACTGAAGAGCCTGTGTCCACCAACCGCAAGCTTGACTTCTCAGGTGAACAGAGGGTTCTGCCTGCTGAAGCCTCAAAGCCTTCCAACAGTACATTTGAAGCAGACAGTGATAAAGAAAATTCAAGACTGACTGAGAAACCAACTGCACCTTGTCCTGACAGTACTGAAGACAACAGTGACAATCAAACACAGCCTCCAGTTCCTGCTGTCTCACCAGGGGAAATGAGTGACAGTAGTAATGAACAGAACTCACAAACAGCTGATTTATTGGGAAATATAAATAGTAGTGATGTTGAAAAGCAAAAAGtgggtaatattaatattgtcaataaGAAATCTGCCAAGTCCTCAACAGACATAAGAACAGAGGGGGAATCAGATGAGTGTGATGAAGAGAATAGTAAAATTAGTGAAAGAACTCCAAGAAAAGGTGAGGACAGGTTGAAAAGAGGAGATAAACAAAACACTCCAAAAATATCCGTGGGTCGAGGGAATACTGTGGACAGTGTTTCACCCAGTGAGTCAGAGGGCGGAAACCAGGGCAGTTACCCAGTGCGGAGACTATCAAAGTCTTTTCACCAGGAGGAAGTGTCTTCATGCCCTGTAGGAAAGAGGAAGACCAGTGTAGATGGAGCCAAAGAGGATATTATTATAAAGAAGGCCGAAGAATCTACTAAGTCCAATACTAATGACAGTAGAAGGACAAGTATTGATAGTGTAGTTAGTAGTATGGCTgaagatgataaaagtgataagaaGAGTGCACTTGAAAACAATACAACATTTAAGCCCAGTGAATTTGTGGAAGATCTCAGTGACCTGTCAAAAGTATCAcataaaaagaagagacaaagaacagGTGAATCTATGTCACCACAGCAATTACAGAAAGATGAGGTGAAAGACAGTGAGAAAATAATAGCAGAAGCAAAGACGTGTGAAGAAGGGAGTGAAGAAAAGGTTAAGAAcatagaaaaggaaggagacacAGACACCCAATCACTGCCATTGTTAACAAGtggtaaaagtaattatgataatgataaacaagtgATGCACAATACAGAAAATGGCTATGAGACTAAAGAGAATAAGCATAAGTCATCTGAAAAGGGAACTTCTATAGTGACAGAGGAGCACACAGAAAGCATAGAGAAGAAAGCTGAAAAAGCAATACCAGATAAAGAAGGAGAGTTGGAAGATGAAAAGTTTTTGGGTTTCAGTCAGGAAACAGAGGGTCAGATTTGTGCAGATGCTGTGAAAGAGAATTGTgttattgaagaaaaaaagaaaagtgaatgtGATCTAGAGATCACAATTACAGGCTTGAACTCACAAAATAAAAGTGACTTGAATGAAGTTGCTATTCAAAATAGGGAACAGGTGGAACTTGCTCTTAAAAGGGAACAATTTATGGAAGGTACAATTGGGGGTAAGACAATCATTAGCCAGGAAGACTTTGAACATTTATTTGGCTCAGCCGAGGAGGATGATCGCTTCACCTGCAACTTTGAGGGATTTCAGAGCAGTGTCAGTAAAGATGGCTGGCTGGTGAATGATTCCATGGAAGATGAAGTTAATGATGAGTCCTTTGAAGGTTTTACATCAGAGGGAGTCCAAAACTTACTCGAAAACAAAAAAGTTTGCGAAGAGAGCTGTACTGTGCCAGGTGCTAGAGAACTGGAGGTTAGAACTGTTCTCAAAAATGCTTGTCATGCTTGCCAGTTAGTCTTTGACAGTCCCCAAGAATGGCAACAACACCGTCGTATTGGGCACAAAAGGATATATGAATGTGTCTTTGATGAAGGCTACTGCAAGGAGAGCAAAGGAGCGGTTCAGTACCATGCACACTTGTGGGAACATCACGGAGCTCTAGTCAAAAAGATGTTGGAAGATCTAACCAATGATGTGGCAATGTGCAGTCTGGCAGGTTCTCCTTCCACTTGTGCTCAGCCATGCAGAGTCTGCCTTTGTCTCTTATCCCAGCCAACATGTCAATTGCATGAACTGCTTGTGCATGGCCTGGGTTCCTCCATGTTACCTTTAGGCTCCTCCTCTCTGCAGGCAACAGTGTGGTGGACAGGCCGGGGTCTTGCATGGACATGTCATCAGTGCTGTTCATCTTCAGGTAACCAGAATGCACAGTACTTTCTAATGACTTGTGCACCCCATGCATTTCCAAAGATACTGGCCAATCACCGTGTTAATGTTCATCTTCTGGCTGACACCTTGTTACATGGATGGTGGCTACTGCTTCAGCTGCTGTTGACCTTACCCCCAGCTGCTCGATCATCTATGGCAACTATGTTGGTCTTAGGGTTACAAAATAATCCCTTGTTTGCATCCTGCTTGCTATGCAAGCGTTCCTTAGCATTTATTGTCAGTCCCCAGTTGGACAAGCCAAGGGGGTTATGCAAGGCCTGTAATGCTGTAGTGAAAGAAAGCAAAGCCTGTTGGTACCACTGTGGTTTTTCACAGCCCTCAACCCAGAGTGCACTTGCAGCCCACCTCATGGCCCACCATAAGAAGGAGTTAGCAGGGGGATGGTGTGTTCTCTGTGGCCAGTGGTCACACTCACTGCTTTCACATGTGTTTGGCCATTCTTTTCTCAAGGCAAATTCGTCACACTTTCCATGCCACTTCTGCCATGATCCACTGGTAGGGCAAGACTTCCTTTCATGGGTTGTTCACTCATGGACAACACATGTGTTCCCTTGCCCATTTCCCACATGTATCATGAACCATGGTGAGGGACAGGATGACAAAATCAAAGGGAGGACAGTCCTTGCCACAGCAGATCTTCTGTTGTCACATATCAAAACTAATCATCTTCCGGGAGATGGAGCACTGTCCTTGGATGAAGTCAGTGTGATTCTTCAGTGGATtcgaggagggcagggagggctGCTTATGTCTCAGGATGCTCTCAAGTTGGACTCTTCCTGGCACAGTCACACAGGTGAAATATTTTCTCTAGTTCACTCAGGTCACCATCTAAGGCCCGCCTTCCCTGTTAAGGTGTGGATaacttgtgttgtgtgtggatgCTCAACAACCCTGAAACTTCGTTATCTTGATTCTCACCCATCTCCAGTGTGTCTCCACTGCCACCTTGGGATACAGCGTTGTCAATCTGGCCCTCCTTGGCGGTGTCCTGTTCATCATTGTAATGTCACTTCACAACATTCAAgccttctctacacacacatcaTGGAGTCCCCAAAACATAGACAGACCTTAAAACCAAACCTCAAATATTCAAAACTCCCTGGTAAATGCCCAAAATGCGAGTTAAGTGAGGTTTTCAAGGACCGACTGTCACTCTTTTGTCATCAGATTCTTTCACATACTCTTGCCTGCTTGGCTTGCCCTGCCCATGCCATAACAGATGCTTCATTGCAGCAGCACCGCACCACCTGCCATGGCCTGCGCTCTTGGGATGCTCTCTGGACTCGGCTGAAGCACAAGCAGCTGCAGAAGTCTTCTCAACTTGGCCAGATGAATGAGGTGGATGGAAGTGTGATGATGGTGGGCATTGGGCAGCATGGTGGCATCATTGCCAAATGTGATCCATGTATGAGCATATCCTCACTAATGGAGACCTCTCCTATTCTGAGCCAAGAGACAGTGGAGGCAGAGACTCGCAGCATCCAGGAacaggtggaggagaggatggcATGTGAGGATGAGGAGGCTGCCCAAGGTTGGTGTGGCTCCCTGTGCACAGTGACTATGTCACCTCACAAGTCAAGCACACCCACCACTGACCATGGGTCACCAGCCACTACAAAGAAGGAGCCAAATACGGTCACAGAAGATGCAAAGGCTCTCAAAAATCAAAAGCTGAAATGCAATGCAGAAAATCCTGAAATACCTGATACAactaagaaagaggcagaggaaaatgCAAGCAAAGTGATTGCTCCAGCTGTGACTTCATTTGACGATGAAGCATGCAAAGGTGATGAGatgaatgatgatagtgaagaagaCAGTGGGAGTGAGCCACCCCTGCAGATTGATACTGCTGCAGCCTCACCAAGCTCACCTAGAGAGTCTTACCCTCATAGTCCCACCTCCAACATCTCCAGTCCACCCAGCTACCATATAGCCCCTAATGTGGAAACTGCTACCAAACCTTGTGAAGTTAATGCTGATTCTGTATCTGCCTCAAAAGCTGAAGTTAGCAGTGTAACTAAAGCTAAGGTAGTAGCAACTAAAACTGCTAAGGATAAACAAGCTAAGAAAGATGGAAGCACACCAACTTTTGAGCTGGTTGATGCACTAAACAGTGTTGTGGCACACACAATCCGCACCATGACAGAGGTCATCACAGAACAGCTGCAGCAGACCAATGACATAAGTAAATCCAAAGCACCTATTGAAAAACCCACTCCCAAACCAGACCCAGGACCACAAGCCATTCAGGAGATAGAGAATATCCCCAAGAAGAAGGGTAACATcaaagagaaagtgggaaggaggggcgagCCAAAACCACCACCCAAAGGACTGGGAGAGAATGCAGATATTGATGAAGCTTCTGTGGCAGAGAATATTTTACAGGACCTGAATGACAAATTTACTGGTCAGTGTGTGGGATGTAGTGTGAGTGTGCTGCTCCCTCGCCTTAGTGATCATGTGAAAGAGGCTCACCCACAAGCTCAGGTAAATTGTACATGTGGAGGGTTTCAAGGTGCTCTCAATGAGTTCCTGGTCCACTCCTTCCACTTATCTCACTTGCCCAGTGAAGCACGACCCATTGTTTTAGCTACACCAGATGGAGTGCAAAGGACTATGGTGGTGCTTGAAGCAAGAACTTCCCCACCATCAATGGGTTACACTTATCCTTGTTTCAAATGTGGGAAGAGGTTCAAGCAAGAGAAGTCCAGACAACTCCATTATAACCTTTGTAAACTGGAGAAAAAGTTTGAATGTGATGTTTGTGGAGAAAAGTTTGTGCGTGATCATCATCTTGTAAAACACAAAGAGTGGAAGCACAACCCACAGACATGTCCACACTGTGGGAAATGTTTCACTTCAGAAGTTTCCCTTACTCAGCATGTCCTCCACATACACAAGAAGCAGTTAACTCACAAGTGTGAACATTGTGGTGACAGGTTCAGTACCCGCTCGAGATTACGAGTACACATACGAATTCACACAGGAGAGCGTCCACACAGTTGTCAGCGGTGTCCAAAATCTTTTGTGTCCAGAAACCTTCTAGCAAAGCATCTTGCCTCAGATCACCAAACTGCTAATTACCAGTCTGACTCCAGTGAAGACCTGAGCAAGTACAAAAGTCGCAAACACAGGTCTTCCGTTGACAGACCCCCTGTGCCAAAGAATGCAAGTGACTCTGAATCAGAGACTTCTGACTGTGAGGGAAATGAGGACAAGGAGAGTCGTGTTAACAagcaggatgatgatgacaaggcaGCTGAGGAGGAGTTTCAGACAAGGCTTGTGATGCTAGCCATGACAGAGTCTGACTTAGAGACCTCAGACTCAGAGAGTGATGTGGCACCAGTATCACAGAAGAGATCTGCAGGTGGGAGGCAGGCAAGCAGCCGCCAACAgaaggcagcagcagcagccgcagcagcagcagcagccgcagcagcagcagcagcagcagcagcgacaGCAGCAGCAACTGCAGTGGCAGGAACACAGATAGCAAATAAAATAGATTCAGTGTCACCATCTCCAGATCCATTGCCAGAACAAGAAGCACAGCTTGAAAGCCATCAACTAGACATACATAGGAGTCACAGTGAACAGAGGAGAAAAAACCTTGTAGACAGCTCTAGTGGAGTTGTAGGTGCCATTGGTGGGGCAGTGGAGGAAAACCAGACCTCACCTGTGGTTCGGGAAGAAATGGCTCAGATCATGGACAGGGCAGTTGGAGTACGCTGTGGGCCATGCCATCAGACATGGAGTGATTCTGCTGGAAAGCTTCTCCACATGTACCTGGTTCATCCGCAGTTAGTCTTGAATTTAGGTCTTACGTCATGTGCATTTTGTAAATACTCGTTTTCTTCAGCAGATGATATCAATGATCATCATTTGGCCTACCATCAGCGGTCAATGCTTCCCAATGGAACATTTCGATGTCTATGTGGGCTGGTGTTCCGTGAAGATGGTGCCTATTACTTCCATCTCTACTATGCTCACAAAGCTCAGCGTGCCCTCAATGTTGGTGGTGAGATAGTCTGCCGTGTTTGTGAGGGACGACCTAGGCTAAACAAAATTGTAGATCTAGTTGTGCACTTGAGTGACACTCATACCATGTTTGACCATGTACGAGTGAATGATGCCTACATCTGTAATTTTTGCTACAAAGCATTTGAGTCATGGACAGTGCTGAGTCTCCACTTTTTCATGGTACACAAAGCTACAAAAAGTCAAACATTGAGCTATGATTGCCCATACTGTGAGGGTGCATCCCCCTGGCATTCCCTAGAAGCCTTGCAGTACCACTTGGACAATGTGCATCCAGCCAGACACAGGAAGCATAAAGTCCCGGAGAATTCTTTGAGAAGCATTTACATGCCAGCCACTCACAATGATGCTGCCACAACACCAGCACCTGCTGCTgttagcaaaaagagaaagaaggccaCGTCCAAAACCAACAATTCAGAAGAGTTGCccatgaaaaagaggaagaaaataggaaggaaaaaggCAGTCCCAGACAACATGAGAAGATTGGATGCAGATGAAACCCTTTACTGTATCTGCCAGTGTCCTTATGATGAGGTCTCAGACATGATAGGATGTGACAATCCATCCTGTCGCTATCAGTGGTTTCACTTTGAGTGTGTTGGGATCATGGCTGCACCAGAAGGGAATTGGTATTGTCCTGAGTGTACAACTACTCTGAAAACTGTTCACAAACCACCAGTagtgcagcaacagcagcaacagcaacaacaaccactGCAAGAGGAGCACCAACCACATGCTGATCTGTATGAATATTACAGCAATTATGAAAATGACCAGCAACCTTCACCTGTGGTGACAGTGCAGCGGCAAcgttcctcctcatcttcttcatcctcctcctcctcatcctcctcctcaagtgactcctcttcctcctcctcaagcaGTGATTCTAGCAGTGAAAACTAA